The following are from one region of the Nocardioides marmotae genome:
- a CDS encoding ABC transporter permease — protein MARRTLVPLLELLAVLFLVSIGVSLLLSLVPGDPAVAILGEGRTPEEYEALRERLGLNDPFLSRYGDWLGGVLTGDLGTSLVPPQTGVLDRIVSAMPVSLELALLGLTMALLIAVPLAMWSAYYQGGRTDRAISAVTFALLSMPSFLIGLLLIAVLVNSLDLFPRNEWVRPGDGLWSNLTHAFLPALTIALMEAAMFTRILRADLVTTLHEDFILAARARGMSPLRIMVSDALRPSSFSLVTVLGLSIGRLVGSTVIVEYLFALPGMGKLVIDAANQGNYPVVQGAVLVIAVIYVGSNALIDRSYGLLDPRTRRARAHT, from the coding sequence GTGGCCCGACGCACCCTGGTTCCCCTGCTGGAGCTGCTGGCCGTCCTGTTCCTGGTCAGCATCGGCGTCTCCCTGCTGCTCTCGCTGGTCCCCGGGGACCCGGCGGTCGCGATCCTCGGCGAGGGCCGCACGCCGGAGGAGTACGAGGCGCTCCGTGAGCGGCTCGGCCTCAACGACCCGTTCCTGAGCCGGTACGGCGACTGGTTGGGTGGTGTCCTGACCGGAGACCTCGGCACGTCCCTGGTGCCTCCGCAGACCGGCGTGCTGGACCGGATCGTGTCCGCGATGCCCGTCAGCCTCGAGCTGGCGCTGCTCGGCCTGACGATGGCGCTGCTCATCGCGGTGCCCCTGGCGATGTGGTCGGCCTACTACCAGGGCGGCCGCACGGACCGCGCCATCAGCGCGGTGACCTTCGCCCTGCTCTCGATGCCGTCGTTCCTGATCGGGCTGCTGCTGATCGCCGTGCTGGTGAACTCGCTCGACTTGTTCCCCCGCAACGAATGGGTCCGGCCCGGCGACGGTCTCTGGTCGAACCTCACGCACGCCTTCCTGCCGGCGCTGACGATCGCGCTGATGGAGGCGGCGATGTTCACGCGGATCCTCCGCGCGGACCTGGTCACCACGCTTCACGAGGACTTCATCCTCGCCGCTCGCGCGCGGGGCATGTCGCCCCTGCGGATCATGGTGAGCGACGCACTGCGTCCGTCGTCGTTCTCGCTGGTGACCGTGCTCGGGCTCAGCATCGGCCGGCTCGTCGGCAGCACGGTGATCGTCGAGTACCTCTTCGCGCTGCCCGGGATGGGCAAGCTCGTCATCGACGCAGCGAACCAGGGCAACTACCCGGTCGTGCAGGGCGCCGTCCTCGTCATCGCCGTCATCTACGTGGGCAGCAACGCCCTGATCGACCGTTCCTATGGCCTGCTCGACCCGAGGACCCGCCGTGCTCGCGCCCACACCTGA
- a CDS encoding ABC transporter permease, translating to MLAPTPETTETVTAPVRGRSRRVALLAGVILLPAGIALAWWAASAAVLVTLVRMILLVAGVLLAITGLGRVAGAVRGKPVDVVFGLAMAWLVLVVSAAALAPWLPLNNHADAVAGLSSPVFAEPGGLGAEHPLGTNNFGLDVLARTVHGARTSLLVALVAVLVGTVVGGLVGLVSGFVRGTTDQVVGILSNTLLAVPPLILLIALGTVLDPSVRSIAFALSLLTIPSMVRLARANTITVAQREYVLAARALGAAPGRLMVREVLPNVLLPVLSLAVVMISVLVVAEASLSFLGIGIEQPEPTWGNMIAEGQGGVMEDHPFILVVPGVCLFLTVFSFNLLGERAQKRWDPRSTKL from the coding sequence GTGCTCGCGCCCACACCTGAGACCACCGAGACAGTCACCGCGCCGGTGCGCGGCCGCAGCCGACGCGTCGCGCTGCTCGCCGGCGTGATCCTGCTGCCCGCCGGGATCGCCCTCGCCTGGTGGGCCGCGAGCGCTGCGGTGCTCGTGACGCTCGTCCGGATGATCCTCCTCGTCGCCGGGGTCCTCCTCGCCATCACGGGGCTGGGCCGGGTGGCGGGAGCCGTTCGCGGCAAGCCGGTCGACGTCGTGTTCGGGCTTGCCATGGCCTGGCTGGTGCTGGTCGTGTCGGCGGCGGCACTCGCGCCGTGGCTGCCTCTGAACAACCACGCCGACGCCGTCGCCGGGCTGTCGTCACCGGTCTTCGCGGAGCCTGGAGGTCTCGGGGCCGAACACCCGCTGGGCACCAACAACTTCGGCCTCGACGTGCTCGCCCGGACGGTGCACGGAGCGCGGACCTCCCTCCTCGTCGCGCTGGTGGCCGTGCTGGTCGGCACCGTCGTCGGTGGGCTCGTCGGGCTGGTCTCCGGCTTCGTGCGTGGCACCACCGACCAGGTGGTCGGGATCCTGTCCAACACCCTGCTCGCGGTGCCCCCGCTGATCCTGCTGATCGCGCTCGGCACCGTCCTCGACCCGAGCGTGCGCAGCATCGCGTTCGCCCTGTCCCTCTTGACGATCCCGAGCATGGTGCGTCTCGCGCGCGCCAACACGATCACCGTGGCGCAGCGGGAGTACGTGCTCGCCGCCCGAGCGCTCGGCGCTGCGCCGGGTCGGCTGATGGTGCGTGAGGTGCTGCCGAACGTGCTGCTGCCGGTGCTCTCGCTCGCCGTCGTGATGATCTCCGTGCTTGTGGTGGCGGAGGCGTCGTTGTCCTTCCTCGGGATCGGAATCGAGCAGCCGGAGCCGACGTGGGGCAACATGATCGCCGAGGGGCAGGGCGGCGTCATGGAGGACCACCCCTTCATCCTGGTGGTGCCGGGTGTCTGTCTTTTCCTGACCGTGTTCTCCTTCAACCTGCTGGGGGAGAGGGCGCAGAAGCGCTGGGACCCGAGGAGCACGAAGCTGTGA
- a CDS encoding NADH:flavin oxidoreductase, whose amino-acid sequence MTPPDVFTPGRIGPLVLRNRTIKAATYEGLSHRGRVTRDLIDFHAAYARGGVGMTTVAYCAVDTDGRTDRHQVVWTDGAMPGLRALTDAVHAEGAAASVQIGHGGPVAEARSNRSPALAPSARVNVIAMNKSREATVADLQRIVAAHGRAARLAVEAGFDAVEVHLGHNYLASAFLSPKLNGRDDEYGGGLRNRARLARQIMAAVREEVGDRIAIIAKMNMDDGAPGGFWLDEAIPVAQWLEADGTLDALEMTSGSSLLNPMYLFKGDVPLEEFAGVMPQPIKAGVKVIGHRLLKHYPYTDGFLLEDAKQIRAAVGLPMILLGGVTSRAVMDTAMAEGFEFVAMARALLREPDLVNRIKDDESRRSLCIHCNKCMPTNYTGTRCVLVDRRTSRTATWGKPEGYAEPSGEWDASHRAG is encoded by the coding sequence GTGACTCCACCGGACGTCTTCACCCCGGGCCGCATCGGACCTCTGGTCCTGCGCAACCGCACGATCAAGGCGGCGACGTACGAGGGTCTGAGCCACCGCGGCCGGGTCACCCGCGACCTCATCGACTTCCACGCCGCATACGCCAGGGGCGGCGTGGGGATGACGACCGTGGCCTACTGCGCAGTCGACACCGACGGGCGCACCGACCGGCACCAGGTCGTGTGGACCGACGGGGCCATGCCCGGGCTGCGCGCGCTGACCGACGCGGTCCACGCGGAGGGTGCCGCCGCCTCCGTGCAGATCGGCCACGGCGGGCCGGTCGCGGAGGCACGCAGCAACCGGTCGCCCGCGCTCGCGCCGAGCGCGCGGGTCAACGTGATCGCCATGAACAAGTCGAGGGAGGCGACGGTCGCCGATCTCCAGCGCATCGTCGCGGCCCACGGCCGGGCCGCGCGCCTGGCCGTGGAGGCGGGCTTCGACGCCGTCGAGGTCCACCTCGGCCACAACTACCTGGCGAGCGCCTTCCTGAGCCCGAAGCTCAACGGTCGCGACGACGAGTACGGCGGCGGTCTGCGCAACCGGGCGCGGCTGGCCCGTCAGATCATGGCGGCGGTCCGCGAGGAGGTGGGTGACCGGATCGCGATCATCGCGAAGATGAACATGGACGACGGGGCGCCGGGCGGCTTCTGGCTGGACGAGGCGATCCCGGTCGCCCAGTGGCTGGAGGCCGACGGCACGCTCGACGCGCTCGAGATGACGTCGGGCAGCTCGCTGCTCAACCCGATGTACCTCTTCAAGGGCGACGTCCCGCTCGAGGAGTTCGCGGGCGTGATGCCGCAGCCGATCAAGGCGGGGGTCAAGGTGATCGGCCATCGACTGCTCAAGCACTACCCCTACACCGACGGGTTCCTGCTGGAGGACGCCAAGCAGATCCGGGCGGCGGTGGGCCTGCCGATGATCCTGCTCGGCGGCGTCACCAGCCGTGCGGTGATGGACACCGCCATGGCGGAGGGGTTCGAGTTCGTCGCGATGGCGCGGGCCCTCCTGCGCGAGCCCGACCTGGTCAACCGCATCAAGGACGACGAGAGCCGCCGATCGCTGTGCATCCACTGCAACAAGTGCATGCCGACCAACTACACGGGCACGCGCTGCGTGCTCGTCGACCGCCGTACCTCTCGGACCGCGACGTGGGGCAAGCCCGAGGGTTATGCCGAGCCGTCCGGTGAGTGGGACGCGTCACACCGCGCCGGCTGA